In one Sporomusa sphaeroides DSM 2875 genomic region, the following are encoded:
- a CDS encoding tRNA1(Val) (adenine(37)-N6)-methyltransferase — protein sequence MASEVELKPGERVDELIINDLKLIQHPDQFCFSLDAVLLAHFASLRSGGTAVDLGAGTGVIGLLLLARGAAAVTGLELNPVMADMAQRSACLNQLEDRLSIIQGDLRRIKDFFPGGGCELVVSNPPYRPVGGGYISPNDRVAMARHEVTANLAEVVAAAKYLVKYRGRFAMVHLPERLAEISLAMCQAGIEPKRLQLVYPAMDKKPNMVLIEGVRGAKPGLDVLPPLIVYAADGNYSEDIMKLYFNRQDR from the coding sequence ATGGCCAGTGAGGTTGAACTGAAACCCGGTGAACGGGTGGATGAGCTTATTATTAATGATCTAAAATTGATTCAACATCCTGACCAGTTCTGTTTTTCCCTGGATGCTGTACTGCTGGCTCATTTTGCCAGCTTGCGCTCTGGCGGGACGGCGGTTGATCTGGGGGCAGGAACAGGGGTTATTGGTTTGCTGCTCTTGGCGCGAGGGGCGGCAGCCGTTACCGGCCTGGAACTAAATCCGGTTATGGCCGATATGGCGCAAAGGTCAGCCTGTCTCAATCAGCTTGAGGACAGGCTGTCTATTATCCAGGGGGACTTGCGCCGGATTAAGGACTTTTTTCCCGGTGGCGGCTGTGAACTGGTTGTTTCCAATCCTCCCTACCGTCCTGTAGGGGGCGGTTACATAAGTCCCAATGACCGGGTAGCCATGGCCCGTCATGAAGTGACGGCAAATCTGGCCGAGGTAGTTGCTGCCGCCAAATATCTTGTAAAGTACCGCGGACGGTTTGCCATGGTGCATCTGCCTGAGCGGCTGGCCGAGATTTCGCTGGCGATGTGCCAGGCCGGTATTGAGCCCAAACGCTTGCAGCTTGTATATCCGGCAATGGATAAAAAGCCCAATATGGTACTGATCGAGGGTGTGCGTGGCGCCAAGCCCGGGCTGGATGTATTGCCGCCGTTGATTGTATATGCTGCTGACGGGAACTATAGTGAAGATATTATGAAGCTCTATTTTAACAGGCAGGACAGGTGA
- a CDS encoding dTMP kinase, which produces MRGKLIVIEGTDGSGKATQSGKMAARLAAEGFTVRKVDYPNYQSQSSALVKMYLNGEFGERPEDVNAYAASAFYAVDRIASYKKEWEEFYLNGGIVIADRYTTSNMIHQAAKIKDKAEKERYLEWLGDFEFTKCGLPVPDKVFFLAMPPAVSRELMRGRENKAGNVKDIHEQDSDYLSYCFANACDIAATFGWHRVDCTDSGQIKTIEQIHEEIYQELHRMIGRA; this is translated from the coding sequence ATGCGCGGCAAATTAATTGTTATTGAAGGTACTGACGGCAGCGGCAAGGCCACTCAGTCCGGGAAGATGGCTGCCCGTCTTGCGGCAGAAGGCTTTACTGTGCGTAAGGTGGACTATCCCAATTACCAAAGCCAGTCGTCGGCTCTGGTCAAAATGTATTTGAATGGGGAATTCGGAGAGCGGCCTGAGGATGTCAATGCCTATGCGGCCTCGGCCTTTTACGCGGTTGACCGGATTGCGTCTTATAAAAAGGAATGGGAGGAGTTTTATCTAAACGGCGGGATCGTTATTGCCGACCGTTATACTACTTCCAATATGATTCATCAGGCAGCCAAAATCAAAGACAAGGCTGAGAAAGAACGTTATCTGGAATGGTTAGGGGATTTTGAATTTACCAAATGCGGTTTGCCGGTTCCTGATAAGGTTTTTTTTCTGGCAATGCCGCCGGCGGTCAGCCGGGAACTTATGCGCGGACGGGAAAATAAAGCAGGCAATGTCAAAGATATTCATGAACAAGACAGTGACTACTTGTCCTATTGTTTTGCCAATGCCTGTGATATTGCCGCAACCTTTGGCTGGCACAGGGTGGACTGTACCGATAGCGGCCAAATAAAAACTATTGAACAGATTCATGAGGAAATTTATCAGGAACTTCACAGGATGATCGGCAGGGCTTAA
- a CDS encoding aminotransferase class I/II-fold pyridoxal phosphate-dependent enzyme, whose translation MNTYVNDKVIPFHTPGHKMGKGMHQALADLVPQKTLALDLALMTELDDLHEPHGPIKAAQDLAADLYGADHSFFVVNGTTGGIYAMILTIAGPGDKIIVPRNSHRSIIGGIILSGAIPVFMQPEVDNELGLAMGVTPEAVSQALAEHPDAKGVLIINPTYYGVATDLKKIVDIVHGHGIPVVVDEAHGPHLKFSDRLPVQALDAGADIVAQSTHKIIGALTQCSLVHCREGRIRVPRLKAMLQLVQSTSPNYILLASLDVARMQMATQGRELIERAVDLANQARQEINKIPGLYCFGEEKLGNPGVYSMDWTKVTVTVKGLGLKGAEAERILRHKYKVQVELSDVYNILFLITLGDTEREVEALVAALRDMAATHHGTRDFSAINSIYAAGKHPASPEQVISPRDALFGNTCMVPFRDAAGMTCAEIVTFYPPGIPLLCPGEKISQEIIDYCHVLQQAGLHISGPEDYLLKTIKVVD comes from the coding sequence ATGAATACTTATGTAAATGATAAAGTAATTCCTTTTCATACACCGGGACACAAAATGGGCAAAGGCATGCATCAGGCTTTGGCTGACCTGGTGCCGCAGAAAACCCTGGCTCTTGATTTAGCGCTTATGACTGAACTCGATGATTTACATGAGCCGCATGGTCCCATCAAGGCGGCACAGGATTTGGCAGCCGACCTTTACGGGGCAGATCATAGCTTCTTTGTGGTTAATGGCACTACCGGCGGGATTTATGCGATGATTCTTACCATTGCCGGACCTGGTGACAAGATTATTGTACCGCGCAATTCCCATCGCTCCATCATTGGCGGCATTATTTTAAGTGGTGCTATTCCGGTATTCATGCAGCCTGAGGTGGATAACGAGCTGGGGCTGGCTATGGGGGTTACCCCGGAGGCGGTATCTCAGGCATTGGCAGAGCATCCTGACGCCAAGGGTGTGCTTATTATTAATCCCACCTATTACGGTGTGGCTACCGATCTGAAAAAAATAGTTGATATTGTGCATGGCCATGGTATTCCGGTGGTTGTTGACGAGGCGCATGGACCGCATCTTAAGTTTTCGGACAGGCTGCCGGTTCAGGCCCTTGATGCCGGTGCCGATATTGTGGCCCAAAGCACTCATAAAATTATCGGGGCCCTGACCCAATGCTCTTTAGTGCATTGCCGCGAAGGCCGGATCAGGGTGCCGCGCCTTAAGGCCATGCTGCAGTTAGTTCAGTCAACCAGTCCTAATTATATTCTGCTGGCCTCCCTGGATGTCGCCAGAATGCAGATGGCCACACAAGGGCGTGAACTGATTGAACGGGCTGTCGATTTGGCTAACCAGGCCCGGCAGGAGATAAACAAAATTCCCGGACTGTATTGCTTTGGTGAGGAAAAACTGGGCAATCCCGGTGTGTACAGCATGGATTGGACTAAGGTTACTGTCACCGTCAAAGGCCTGGGCTTAAAAGGGGCGGAAGCCGAGCGGATTTTGCGCCATAAATATAAAGTTCAGGTAGAGTTATCTGATGTATATAACATTTTGTTTCTCATTACGCTTGGCGATACCGAACGCGAAGTGGAGGCACTGGTGGCTGCCCTCCGGGATATGGCGGCTACTCACCATGGGACACGCGATTTTTCGGCCATTAATTCCATTTATGCCGCAGGTAAGCATCCGGCGTCACCGGAACAAGTCATCTCACCCCGGGATGCGCTGTTTGGCAATACCTGCATGGTGCCGTTCCGGGATGCGGCAGGCATGACCTGTGCCGAAATAGTCACCTTCTACCCCCCGGGAATCCCCTTGCTTTGTCCGGGGGAAAAGATTAGCCAGGAGATTATTGATTACTGTCATGTGCTGCAGCAGGCCGGGCTGCATATCTCAGGGCCGGAAGACTATTTACTTAAAACCATTAAAGTGGTGGATTGA
- the rsmI gene encoding 16S rRNA (cytidine(1402)-2'-O)-methyltransferase, whose protein sequence is MSFRAVRVLKEAAAVAAEDTRHTIKLLNHFDIHVPLISYHEHNKAERGPEIVRRLLQGETIALVSDAGMPGISDPGVDLVRLAIEQNIPVVPLPGPNAALTALIASGLDTTLFTFVGFLPKTNKHRRELLAKLARHPYTLVFYESPHRLKATLEEIKSALGDRQAVAARELTKKFEEFVRGTLGSISLHFNEHQPRGEFTLIVAGISDDEVVAAEADSFAGLDVIQAVQMLIERGINKKDAIREVASQKGLPKRQVYQAVLDSDVL, encoded by the coding sequence ATGAGCTTCCGGGCCGTTCGGGTATTAAAAGAAGCCGCAGCCGTTGCCGCCGAAGATACCAGGCACACGATCAAGCTGCTCAACCATTTTGATATCCATGTGCCGCTCATTAGTTATCATGAACACAATAAGGCCGAACGCGGACCGGAGATTGTGAGGCGCCTGCTGCAGGGAGAAACCATTGCCCTGGTCAGCGATGCCGGTATGCCGGGTATCTCTGATCCCGGCGTTGATCTGGTGCGTTTGGCGATTGAGCAGAATATCCCGGTTGTACCGCTGCCCGGGCCCAACGCGGCGTTAACGGCTCTTATCGCCTCAGGGCTTGATACTACGTTGTTTACCTTTGTCGGCTTTTTGCCTAAGACCAATAAGCACCGGCGGGAACTGCTTGCTAAGCTGGCCAGGCATCCGTATACTTTGGTGTTTTATGAATCGCCGCACCGGCTGAAGGCCACACTAGAAGAAATTAAGTCCGCCTTAGGCGATCGCCAGGCGGTTGCCGCCAGAGAACTGACTAAGAAATTCGAAGAATTCGTCCGGGGTACTCTGGGGAGCATTAGCTTACATTTTAATGAACATCAGCCACGCGGGGAATTTACATTGATTGTGGCGGGGATTTCTGACGATGAGGTGGTGGCGGCAGAGGCGGATAGCTTTGCTGGTCTTGATGTGATACAAGCCGTACAGATGCTAATTGAACGGGGGATAAATAAAAAAGACGCCATCCGTGAGGTGGCGTCGCAAAAAGGCTTACCGAAACGTCAGGTATACCAGGCTGTTCTGGACAGTGATGTATTATAG
- the holB gene encoding DNA polymerase III subunit delta' translates to MVMHWDAVIGHQDAVQVLKAMLVSGAIPHALLFTGPSGIGKGLTARIMAAGILCNAGGIKPCGHCSSCVLYGREAHPDFTLVAPEGATIKIDQIRALQHFASLAPAVSPGRLCLIEDAEFMTVQAANSLLKLLEEPPAGFVFILVAGTAKPLLPTILSRCRNLKFYPLPAALLEQALVHQGYSLEAAAVAARLSGGRMGKALTLLAPDGLAQRDMAAGLFASLESRDMMAVWEQTAKLDSLETKAIITVLEYFLYLLRDVLLVAGGHNARLLYNIDLRPQLDGWAAAWPEGRCVAAMTVVKNTIRAIGSNANTRLALEELLIKLKDLPEKGENHVDSSWGPL, encoded by the coding sequence ATGGTTATGCATTGGGATGCAGTCATTGGCCACCAGGACGCTGTACAGGTACTCAAAGCCATGCTGGTCAGCGGTGCGATACCGCATGCCTTGCTCTTTACCGGGCCGTCAGGTATCGGTAAGGGGTTGACCGCCCGCATAATGGCTGCCGGAATTTTATGCAATGCCGGCGGCATAAAACCGTGTGGGCACTGTTCCTCCTGTGTGCTGTACGGCAGAGAGGCGCATCCTGACTTTACCCTGGTTGCGCCTGAGGGGGCGACAATTAAAATTGACCAGATCCGGGCATTGCAGCATTTTGCGTCCCTGGCTCCGGCTGTCAGTCCGGGCAGGCTCTGTCTGATCGAGGATGCCGAGTTTATGACAGTTCAGGCCGCCAATAGTTTGCTCAAGCTGCTGGAGGAGCCGCCGGCCGGCTTTGTTTTTATCCTGGTGGCAGGCACGGCGAAACCGCTTTTGCCGACCATTCTGTCCCGTTGCCGCAACCTTAAGTTTTATCCGTTGCCTGCAGCACTCCTTGAGCAAGCTCTGGTGCACCAGGGTTACAGCCTGGAGGCGGCTGCGGTAGCGGCCCGGCTGAGCGGCGGGCGGATGGGGAAAGCACTCACTCTGCTGGCTCCGGACGGCTTGGCACAGCGGGATATGGCGGCAGGCCTGTTTGCCAGCCTCGAAAGTCGTGATATGATGGCTGTCTGGGAGCAGACGGCCAAGCTTGACAGTCTGGAAACAAAGGCTATTATAACTGTACTGGAATATTTTCTATATCTGCTCCGGGATGTACTGCTGGTGGCCGGTGGGCATAACGCGCGGCTGCTGTATAATATTGACCTTAGACCTCAACTGGACGGCTGGGCAGCGGCTTGGCCTGAAGGGCGATGCGTAGCGGCTATGACCGTAGTTAAGAATACAATCCGTGCCATTGGGAGCAATGCGAATACCCGCCTGGCATTAGAAGAATTACTCATAAAATTAAAAGATTTACCGGAAAAAGGAGAAAATCATGTTGACAGTAGTTGGGGTCCGCTTTAA
- the metG gene encoding methionine--tRNA ligase yields MSKKPFYITTPIYYPSDRLHIGHAYCTTVADAIARYKRLAGFDVFFLTGSDEHGQKIQRKAEENNTTPQAYVDNIVASFQHLWEKLNISHDDFIRTTERRHHELVQAVFQKIYDQGDIYKAEYEGWYCTPCETFWMERQLSDGKCPDCGRAVEIVKEESYFFRMAKYQERLLQYIEENPEFIQPTSRRNEMINFIKGGLEDLCVSRTTFDWGIPVPFDTKHVVYVWFDALTNYITAAGYLNDREKFDKYWPADIHLVGKEIVRFHSIIWPIILMAMGAPLPKMVYGHGWLVVEGDKMSKSKGNVIDPLALIDEFGADTIRYFLLREITLGLDGNFSRDALINRINADLANDLGNLLHRSLSMIGRFNGGIVEAPGEEAPIDQELIALARATAAQYEKHMEQQDINAALKEVWALIGRTNKYIDETGPWALAKDPAKKGRLNTVLYNLAEVLRIVAILISPFMPLTAPKIWRQLGLTSDFAGVTLGDAKSWGRLPLGTVVAKPEPIFPRIEEQPAVQAAGQPAETAAVPAPQAAAEPGTPEITIDEFAKVDLRVAKVLAAEKVKKADKLLLLTVDLGTEQRTIISGIAKHYEPEQLVGQNVVMVVNLKPAKIRGIESRGMVLAASCDEKLQLVTADMPPGSKVK; encoded by the coding sequence ATGTCGAAAAAACCCTTTTATATTACCACCCCCATATATTATCCCAGTGACCGGCTGCATATTGGCCATGCTTACTGTACGACGGTTGCTGATGCCATCGCCCGGTACAAAAGGTTGGCAGGTTTCGACGTATTTTTTCTGACAGGTTCGGACGAACATGGCCAGAAGATTCAGCGGAAGGCTGAGGAAAATAATACTACACCCCAGGCTTATGTTGACAATATTGTAGCCTCTTTCCAGCATTTGTGGGAGAAATTAAACATTTCTCATGACGATTTTATTCGCACCACCGAGCGTCGTCATCACGAGTTGGTACAGGCTGTTTTTCAAAAGATTTATGACCAGGGCGATATTTATAAAGCCGAATATGAAGGCTGGTATTGCACGCCTTGTGAGACTTTCTGGATGGAACGCCAGCTCAGTGACGGCAAATGCCCCGATTGTGGCCGTGCTGTCGAAATTGTAAAAGAGGAAAGTTATTTTTTCCGGATGGCGAAATATCAGGAACGTCTGCTGCAATATATTGAAGAAAACCCGGAATTTATTCAGCCGACCTCCCGCCGCAATGAGATGATTAACTTCATCAAAGGCGGTCTGGAAGATTTGTGTGTTTCCCGGACAACCTTTGACTGGGGCATTCCTGTTCCCTTTGATACCAAGCATGTCGTCTATGTGTGGTTTGACGCACTGACCAATTACATAACTGCCGCCGGTTATCTCAATGACCGGGAAAAGTTCGATAAATACTGGCCTGCCGATATCCATCTGGTAGGAAAGGAAATTGTCCGGTTCCACAGCATCATCTGGCCGATTATTCTCATGGCCATGGGTGCTCCCCTGCCGAAAATGGTGTATGGCCATGGCTGGCTGGTGGTAGAAGGGGATAAAATGTCGAAGTCCAAGGGCAATGTAATTGATCCGCTTGCTTTGATTGATGAATTTGGCGCCGATACCATCCGTTATTTCCTTTTGCGTGAAATTACACTGGGGCTTGACGGCAATTTCTCGCGCGATGCGCTGATCAACCGGATTAACGCGGATTTAGCCAATGATTTGGGCAATCTCCTGCATCGCAGTCTGAGCATGATCGGCCGTTTTAACGGCGGTATTGTGGAAGCGCCGGGAGAAGAGGCGCCTATTGACCAGGAGCTTATTGCGCTGGCCCGGGCTACTGCCGCTCAGTATGAAAAACATATGGAACAACAGGATATTAATGCCGCACTGAAGGAAGTGTGGGCGCTCATTGGGCGTACCAATAAATATATTGATGAAACCGGGCCGTGGGCTTTGGCCAAAGATCCGGCCAAAAAAGGCCGGCTGAATACCGTGCTGTACAATCTGGCAGAGGTGCTGAGAATTGTTGCTATTTTAATTTCGCCGTTTATGCCGCTTACTGCTCCGAAAATTTGGCGGCAGCTTGGCCTAACCAGCGATTTTGCCGGCGTAACCTTAGGAGATGCTAAAAGCTGGGGACGTTTGCCGCTGGGCACCGTTGTTGCCAAGCCTGAGCCGATCTTTCCGCGGATTGAAGAGCAGCCGGCAGTTCAGGCTGCGGGCCAGCCGGCCGAAACGGCAGCTGTGCCTGCGCCGCAAGCGGCAGCCGAGCCGGGTACGCCGGAGATTACCATTGATGAATTTGCTAAAGTGGATTTAAGAGTAGCCAAAGTATTGGCTGCCGAGAAGGTGAAGAAGGCCGATAAGCTGCTGCTGCTGACAGTGGATCTGGGAACCGAGCAGCGTACTATTATCTCCGGTATTGCCAAGCATTATGAACCCGAGCAGCTGGTGGGGCAAAATGTTGTTATGGTAGTTAACCTAAAACCTGCCAAAATCCGGGGGATAGAATCCCGCGGCATGGTGCTCGCGGCATCCTGTGACGAGAAGCTGCAACTGGTTACCGCCGACATGCCGCCAGGCAGCAAGGTGAAGTAA
- a CDS encoding AbrB/MazE/SpoVT family DNA-binding domain-containing protein, with protein sequence MKSTGIVRKVDELGRVVIPIELRRTLDIEEKDALEIYVDSDRIILRKYEPACVFCGNAADVTNFKNKNVCKDCLDAMGQRAV encoded by the coding sequence ATGAAATCAACTGGTATTGTACGTAAAGTGGACGAGCTGGGTAGGGTGGTTATTCCTATCGAATTGCGCCGCACTCTTGATATCGAAGAAAAAGACGCTCTCGAAATTTATGTTGACAGCGACCGTATCATTCTCCGGAAATATGAACCGGCGTGCGTATTCTGCGGCAACGCTGCCGATGTAACCAATTTCAAAAACAAAAATGTCTGCAAAGACTGCCTGGATGCCATGGGCCAGCGGGCTGTATAA
- a CDS encoding YaaR family protein, giving the protein MKVNTFGVSNQPVLSDREQNVKSEKAGGYFASDLRKTQEKQSTERLQALLADIDESGSRLSQMPTYSELKSYRENVRKFIGEAVARMYSLESRTGWDRHGRQKMFTTIRQIDEKLAEMAEDVRAGQDRQLSIMAKHDAVRGMLVDLYT; this is encoded by the coding sequence ATGAAAGTAAATACCTTTGGTGTGAGCAACCAACCGGTGTTGAGCGACCGCGAGCAGAACGTCAAGTCGGAAAAAGCAGGCGGCTATTTTGCCTCCGACCTGCGAAAAACGCAGGAAAAGCAGTCAACCGAGCGTCTGCAAGCATTACTGGCCGATATTGATGAAAGCGGCAGCCGGTTATCACAGATGCCAACATATAGTGAACTTAAGTCATACCGGGAAAATGTGCGGAAGTTTATCGGTGAAGCCGTAGCCCGGATGTACAGTCTGGAATCCCGTACCGGCTGGGATCGTCATGGCCGCCAGAAGATGTTTACAACCATCAGGCAGATTGATGAAAAACTGGCGGAAATGGCAGAAGACGTACGCGCAGGCCAGGACCGGCAGTTATCAATCATGGCCAAGCATGACGCAGTGCGCGGTATGTTGGTTGACCTGTATACCTGA
- a CDS encoding anaerobic nitric oxide reductase flavorubredoxin, translating into MRFKITDNVTWVGKVDWELKKFHGEEYSTHKGSTYNSYLIRDGKNVLIDTVWLPFAQEFVANLQQEIDLDKIDYIIVNHGEVDHSGALPQLMKLIPNTPIYCTANAVKSLKGQYHQDWNFQVVKTGDKLNIGSKEFIFVEAPMLHWPDTMMCYLTGDNILFSNDAFGQHYASEYMFNDLVDQDELYKECIKYYANILTPFSRLVDRKIQEVVGFNLPVAMICPSHGVLWRDNPLQIVTKYTEWAKDYQENQITILYDTMWDGTRKMAEAIAAGIKAGDPSVNIKLFNTARRDKNDIITEVFKSKAILVGSPTVNKGVLSSIAGIMEEIKGLAFKNKKAAAFGAYGWSGESVKIINEMLASAGFAVVNDGFKGLWNPDAQTTEGAIQFGKEFAKLY; encoded by the coding sequence ATGCGTTTTAAAATTACAGATAATGTAACCTGGGTTGGTAAGGTAGATTGGGAATTGAAAAAATTCCATGGCGAGGAATACTCTACGCACAAGGGTTCTACCTATAATTCTTATTTGATTCGCGATGGAAAAAATGTCCTCATTGATACGGTATGGCTGCCTTTTGCCCAGGAATTTGTGGCAAATCTTCAGCAGGAAATAGACCTGGATAAGATTGATTACATTATTGTAAACCATGGTGAGGTTGACCATAGCGGCGCATTACCCCAGTTAATGAAATTGATTCCCAATACCCCGATTTATTGTACTGCCAACGCCGTTAAGTCGTTAAAAGGCCAGTATCACCAGGATTGGAATTTTCAGGTGGTCAAAACCGGGGACAAGCTCAATATCGGTTCCAAGGAATTTATCTTTGTCGAAGCGCCGATGCTGCATTGGCCGGACACGATGATGTGCTATCTTACAGGCGACAATATTTTATTCAGTAACGATGCCTTTGGTCAGCATTATGCTTCTGAATATATGTTTAACGACCTTGTTGACCAGGATGAACTGTATAAAGAGTGTATCAAATACTATGCCAATATTCTTACGCCCTTTAGCCGCTTAGTTGACCGCAAAATTCAGGAGGTTGTCGGTTTTAATCTGCCGGTGGCTATGATTTGTCCAAGTCATGGCGTGCTTTGGCGCGATAATCCGCTGCAAATTGTTACCAAGTATACCGAATGGGCTAAAGATTATCAAGAAAATCAGATCACTATTCTGTACGATACCATGTGGGATGGTACCCGCAAAATGGCTGAGGCTATTGCCGCAGGCATAAAAGCCGGCGATCCGTCAGTAAACATCAAGCTGTTTAATACCGCCCGCCGGGATAAGAATGACATCATTACCGAAGTATTCAAATCCAAAGCCATTCTGGTAGGGTCGCCCACTGTCAACAAAGGCGTTCTGTCCTCCATTGCCGGGATTATGGAAGAAATTAAAGGCTTGGCCTTCAAAAATAAGAAAGCCGCTGCTTTTGGCGCCTATGGCTGGAGCGGCGAATCGGTTAAGATTATTAATGAGATGCTGGCTTCGGCCGGGTTTGCGGTTGTAAATGACGGTTTCAAAGGCTTGTGGAATCCGGATGCGCAAACTACCGAGGGCGCTATACAGTTCGGCAAGGAATTTGCTAAGCTGTATTAA
- a CDS encoding PSP1 domain-containing protein, giving the protein MLTVVGVRFKKAGKIYYFDPGGIDIHAGEHAIVETARGLEFGDVVIGAREVADDQIVAPLKPVLRKATPEDQEKVKDNRKKEKEAFKICEQKIQAHGLPMNLVDVEYTFDVNKIIFYFTAEGRIDFRELVKDLASVFRTRIELRQIGVRDEAKLMNGIGCCGRSLCCATFLGDFEPVSIRMAKDQNLSLNPTKISGICGRLMCCLKYENDCYTGCCVKKVVPPTVGKEVITVEGEGKVITINQQKRTATISLAEGKTLIIPWDEVVEKE; this is encoded by the coding sequence ATGTTGACAGTAGTTGGGGTCCGCTTTAAAAAGGCGGGTAAAATATACTATTTTGATCCGGGCGGTATTGACATTCATGCCGGCGAGCATGCCATTGTCGAAACCGCAAGAGGTCTTGAATTTGGTGATGTGGTTATCGGCGCGCGTGAAGTGGCAGACGATCAAATTGTTGCTCCGCTGAAACCGGTGCTGCGCAAGGCTACGCCTGAGGATCAGGAAAAGGTTAAGGATAACCGGAAAAAGGAAAAAGAAGCCTTTAAAATTTGTGAACAAAAAATTCAGGCCCATGGGTTGCCCATGAACCTGGTTGATGTAGAATACACTTTTGATGTAAATAAGATTATTTTCTATTTTACCGCTGAAGGGCGTATCGACTTTCGCGAGCTGGTAAAGGATTTGGCCAGTGTGTTCAGGACCCGGATTGAACTGCGGCAAATCGGCGTAAGAGATGAAGCCAAGTTAATGAATGGTATTGGCTGCTGCGGCCGCTCGTTGTGCTGCGCCACTTTTCTGGGAGATTTTGAGCCTGTGTCCATTCGCATGGCCAAAGACCAGAACTTATCGCTCAATCCCACCAAGATTTCCGGTATCTGCGGCCGATTGATGTGCTGCCTGAAGTACGAGAATGACTGCTATACCGGCTGCTGCGTCAAAAAGGTTGTGCCGCCGACAGTCGGCAAAGAGGTGATTACTGTTGAGGGCGAAGGCAAGGTAATTACTATTAATCAACAAAAACGGACAGCAACGATTAGCCTGGCAGAAGGTAAAACCCTGATCATCCCCTGGGATGAGGTAGTGGAAAAAGAGTAA
- a CDS encoding universal stress protein, with product MKKNILVPFDGSKNSIEALRLAISLGKLLQEKIVVLNVQPTFRTVHSKMFFSNNTIREYQEQLFAEVVPAAKEILEAAQVEYELKLRVGDAKEQICLEALPDTSGEPGCALTGVRMIIMGSRGMNPLVGGVLGSVSYGVVNAAPCPVTIVPFSCAE from the coding sequence ATGAAAAAAAATATTCTAGTTCCGTTTGATGGATCAAAGAATTCAATCGAAGCATTGCGACTGGCGATTAGTTTGGGAAAACTGCTGCAGGAAAAAATTGTAGTATTAAATGTTCAACCGACGTTTCGGACCGTCCATTCCAAAATGTTTTTTTCTAATAACACTATTCGTGAATATCAGGAGCAGCTTTTTGCGGAGGTCGTGCCTGCAGCAAAAGAAATATTAGAAGCTGCTCAGGTAGAATATGAATTAAAGTTAAGAGTTGGCGATGCTAAAGAGCAGATTTGTCTGGAAGCCTTGCCGGATACCAGTGGTGAACCGGGATGCGCACTTACCGGTGTGCGGATGATCATCATGGGTTCACGGGGAATGAATCCTCTGGTTGGCGGAGTGCTTGGCAGTGTCAGCTATGGTGTGGTCAATGCCGCGCCTTGCCCTGTTACCATCGTTCCCTTCTCTTGTGCAGAATAA